The sequence CTTAAAACGTCGGGTAACGTGTAAGGCGGAACTTTCGATTCGTCGTAATTTGCCTGAAAACCATTTTGGGCGTGCCCCTTGATTAGTATAACGAAAAAAAAGAAGGCTAAACTTTTTAAATATTGCATGACGATGGATTAATGGTAAAAATTATTGACCCCTGAATACGTTTGTAAAGCCTGTCAGCCTACTTAATTATCATCCTTCACCGATCAGGCTGACAGAGCGGTTTAAAGCTTTGTCAAAGGCAAACTCGCGCATTTAGTTGGAGGCTTAACAGGTATTGGTCAGTGGATTGCGTAACAAACTGACCACCTGTCCCTACATAATCTAAGATGATAATAATCAGAAAATTTACTCCATGAGATGGTCAGTTTTTGCAAAATAGCTGTCAGTTTCTACCAAAAGGAGAAGATTTATACCTCCCCAACATCCATTTTGTGGCGGAACATAAGAATCGCTACCGAAAACCGGGACCATGCCGTTTGGCAGGTCAAGATGGCGTTGTAGTAGTAAATTAACTACTCAACCCACTTTCTGAAAACAAGAAACAGCAAGGCCGGCGAATGGTCCACGGCAATGTATTTCCCACAGAAAGTTGAGCCATTGCCGTAATTGGCAACCGTAAAGCTGGCTCTTTTATGGCTTCATTACGACCGAAAATCTGTCGGCTGGACAGCAGGTATGCTGTCCGATATATGTACGATACGCTGCAATGAACAGACGGAATTTTGTAACACTCAGTGCTTCATCCCTTTGCCTGATTCCGGCACTGGGATTTAAGGGGATTATCCATAGAGTTCCCGCCAAACCAGCCTGGTTACTTGACTGGATAAAAATCAACGATCAGCAATTAGCCAATTATAAACCGATAAAGGTTACAGACCCAGCTAGTAGGTATGTTGGGGGTATATGAACGATATGGACATGCCGAATCCGCATTCTACGAGTGGGTTTATCATGCGGGCAAGCACTTTGATTGCCTGCCCGGAATCCGCTCATTATCAATCCAGAGAGGTTCTAAAAGAGGTGGAAGATGCGGCTCGGGCTTTGCTTAAGATGCAGCATACCGATGGCACGATTGATTTGCTGGAAACCAATTTCCATTCAACGCCCGACACCGCTTTCCTGCTGGAGAATATCATTCCGGCGTATAAATTTCTGAAGCAAGCCAATAGCAACGGTTCGGAAACAGCCATCGAATTACTAAAGACATTTTTGACAAAGGCGGGTGACGCCCTCAGTGTAGGAGGCATCCATACGCCCAACCACCGGTGGGTGGTATCGGCTGCACTGACAAAATTAAACGAGGTGTTTCCTGATCCCCGGTACACCAAACGCATCGACCAATGGCTGAGCGAGCATATTGACCTGGACCCCGACGGCCAATTCAATGAAAAGAGCACCAATACCTATTCGCCCATCGTTGATCGATCGCTGATCATCATGGCCCGAGGCCTGAAAAAGCCGGAGCTATATGAACCGGTTCGCAAAAATCTGATGATGACGCTTTACTACGTTCACCCGAACGGCGAGGTCGTGACGGAGGCTTCGAATCGACAGGACAAGGGCACCATCGGCACTATGGCCAGGTATTACTACTGCTATCGCTACATGGCCCTGCTCGACAAAAACGGTGAAATGGCAGCCATATGTCGGTTAATTGAGAAGACTTGTCCCTCAGAGCAACTGGCGGGCTATCTCGATTATTTCCTGGAAGACCCAGCACTCTGGAACGAACTACCCGCCAGCAAGCCCTTACCAACCAGCTACGCAAAAGCTTTTCCGTACTCAGGTGTCGTGCGTATCCGGCGAACGAACTGGGACACCACGCTCCTGTCGAACAATGCCAGCTGGCTCACCTTTCATAAAGGAAATGCGGTTTTACAAGGTATGCGAGTTGCGGCTTCCTTCTTCGGGAAAGGGCAGTTTCAAACCGAAAAAATTGAGCAGCAGGGCGATACGTGGGTTATGCAGAAATCGCTCGACAGCCCATATTATCAGCCAATTTCTGCCGACAAGATCGACCCTGAGGGTGATTGGGACAAAATGCCAAGGACCGACCGCCAACTGAGTGAAGTCCAGAAGCTTGATACGACGGTAAAAGTTAAAGAGGCAACCAATGGGCTCCAGATAGCTATTGACATTACAGGTACGGAAGGTGTACCTGTAGCTTTTGAACTCATCTTTCGGGCGGGTGGTACGTTGGCGGGTGTGATCAAACACCCGAAGAAAGACAATGCTTACCTTTTATCGGGTGAATCGGGCTCATATACAGTTGGTTCCGATACTATCAATTTTGGGCCAGGGAAAGCCGAACACAAAGGTGTGCAGTTGCGGGGAGCGCTTCCGGCAATGGATACGCCAACCGTTTATCTAACCGGGTTTACACCGTTTCACCATATACTTAATCTTTCGTAACCACTGGTCTATTGGTCAAACTTATATTCAACATCCTTCCCGTATTAGTCATAATCGGGAAAGCAGTAGCTATTTGCTTTGGCAGAAAACGTCCTCCCCGCTCTGATCAATATCGTTTCGCATTAAGTCACAGTTGACTTACAAAATTTAATCTGCTTAACTGGTTAGTCTGCCTAGCTGACGAAGTAGCTCATCATGGTGGGCAGTGATCGTTTCATACTGCTGGCGCTCCGCAACGAGTCGATCTGTCATATCAATAATTAAGCGACTTCCGGCTTCCAGATCAGAGAGCTGACTATAACTAAATAAAAGGCTCTTGTAAGCCTGGATAGCCTGGCGGCTACGAGCGATGTCGGCTTCGAGTAGTTGTAGTTGCTGATTAAGTTGCTGTCGTTGTGGCATGGTCATCGTGTGGTTGAAAATTTCGGTTACTACCAGCGTAATTCTATTTCTTCATAAAGAACCAGTCTTCTCATTGCAAGCCATTTATACTGAGTAGGACTTCGCCAGAATGAGCCCATCAGAAGCCGTGCACCAAACCTGAATAGGGCATTGTCGGCTCAGCTCTCTATAGCCTGTAATACTTCCTTAAATTCAGACAACGGGAGGGGTTGTCGTATCGCCTTACTGGCCTGTTGCCCCACCCAGGTAAAGGTGACCAGATAGTATGATTCGCCATAGAGTTGAGGTCTTGTTGACTCAGGATAATGTTCAATCAACAGCAGCCGTTGGGGCATCAGCTGGTACTGCTTCACGAGTTCGGTAGCCATCAATTCAGATGTTGTTGTAATACTGATTCTTTTCTGCGTCTCGGTTGCGATCACGATTTGCAACTCGCGGTCAATTCGAATCAGGCAGGTGCTGGCCATTCGACTGGGTGTCTGAAAGATAAAGATAGCTTCCTCCATGAATTAAGCCGGCAATACAGTTGATCTTCTGAAATTGACGGGCATTTGCCTGTACATAGTTTCGCCTGGGCCTGGGTAAGGCTCAACAAAATAGCCACCTGCCATCGACAAATGGCTATTTACACCCGCATCTGGATCAGCGATGAATTCCCAGCTGACAAACATGGCAATGAGATTGATTTAAGTAGGCTGGTATCCGGTGGTAGTCAAACGGATCAGGGCAAACTTCGACATATTCCCGGAAAGGATTGGCCTGGAATCGATTAGAAAAACCTTAGAAATTGTCGGCGGTGTTTTATTGCGATTGTCATCCCGCCAGAAATGTTGCTTAACGCTTTGTTCCAGGGGCTCAGATGATGCTATACGAACCAGTATGTACCGATAAAAAGGTTTGGTAACCCTACAATCAGATTCTTTATCGATTCTTAACCGATTGTTTTTCCCACGGTTTCGTTCCTGTTAGCCTTTTTCCTATGAGCATCCACATTGGCACTTCCGGCTGGAGTTACGATCATTGGCAAGGGGTTTTATACCCCTACCCCACCCCTGTCCATCAGCGGCTGGGCTACTACGTCCAACAATTCCAGACCGTCGAACTCAACAGCAGCTTCTACCGATGGCCTAAACAGGCCACCTTCACCAACTGGTATGAACGCTTACCTGCCGATTTCCGCCTGTCGGTCAAGGCTCCCCGAGGACTCACGCATGCCAAAAAGCTCTATGCACCCGAAATCTGGATGGAACGAATCAAAGCTTGCTGGCACCAGCTCCACCAAAAAAGAGCCGTTCTGCTGGTCCAGCTGGCCCCTCAACAGGAGTATGATTATGACCGATTGGCTTATTTCTTAGCCCAGATTCCGAACTGGATGCGGGTAACGCTTGAACTTAGGCACCCCAGCTGGCATACCGAAGCTATCTTTCGTCTACTGGAAGCACACCAGGTCGCTTATTGTATCATGAGTGGCGCTCACTTGCCCTGCATCCTGCGGACTACAGCAGATTTTGTGTATGTACGCTTGCATGGTCCAGACTTCCAGTATCTGTATGGAGGTAGCTATTCTGATGCAGATTTGGGTTGGTGGGCAGACCGAATCCGGGAATGGGCGACAATGGGTAAAGACGTGTATGTGTACTTTAACAACGATGGAGCAGGCCATGCCGTGCGTAATGCACAACGCTTACAGCAGTTGTTAACCAGCTAACTTTTTAAGGGATACTGTCGGTTATCAACAGGCAATTACACCATCTCAAACCAATAGCCACGAATTGATCGATGATCCACGGTGGATCAGCCAGACTATTGGACTTAAGTAGCAGAGAGGTAGCACCAGCTTCCTGGCACTGTCTGATCATATCAGTGACCAGCGACCGACCAATTGATACTGGGAATCGCCTTCAGAAGAGAGTGCGCTTTCAGGGAAGTTCATTGATGAAGCTCCCACTGCTGAGCCAGTTGGCCAAACAGGACCAACAGCAGGTCCATGGAAGGCGGCTTGGTCAAAAAACCGTTGGCCCCCAGCCTGCCCGCCCGCTCCTGATCGTCATAGCTCGACGAAGTAGTCAAAACAACGACCGGTATTTCCCGATAGACAGCATCCGCCCGCAGTTGTTCCAGAGCCTCAAATCCATTCACCCGTGGCATGTTCAAGTCCAGAATAATCAGGTTAGGTAACGTAACGCTTTGCCGGAGGGCAGGCAACAACTCCTCTCCATCACTCAACAGTTTGATGGCTATTGATGGATTTACTCGCTGAAGGGCAATCTCGAAGAGGTATTGGTCGTCCGTATCGTCATCGACAATCCAAACGTGAGCAGGGTTAATACTGGACATTCGTGGCGATAAGGGATGGGATGTAGGCAATCAATCGCTCAGGATACTATGCGTAAACATATCAAAAAAATCCCTCCACTTCCTTATAAAACGTAAAATTTGCCCCAAAATCTATTGCCATGAATGTGTAAGCGCTTGAGCAATGGAGGCTATCTGAGCGGCCAAACTAGTGATTTCTTTGCAAATTGTCGGTCTGATTTCCTCAGTCACCGGGGACTGGTACCTTATTACCCGGTAACGGGTCATCCATCAAACGATTCTAAACGGGAAAGTATATCCTAAACGTGGCGCCCTGACCTGGTTGACTACTGGCGGTAATGGCTCCGCCATGATTAGCCACCACCTTTTCACAGATAGCCAGACCAATACCCGTACCGGCAAATTCGCTTTTGCCATGCAACCGCTGGAACACTTGAAAGATGCGATCCAGATATTTTTCATCGAACCCAATTCCATTGTCCACTACATCAATCCGGTAGTAGTTTTTGGCCATTCGTGCTGGCTTTACTGAAGGTGGTAACTCACTCGCCTGTAGGGTATGGGCGGTGATTTGAATCACCGGGTTAACCGATGGCCGACGAAACTTGAGGGCATTACCTAGTAGATTCTGGAATAACTGGTTCAGCTGTGACGAATCTCCCTCAATGGTAGGTAATGGCTCCACATTAACCTCCGCTTTCGTTTCCGCAATCGTCAGTTCCAAGGTAGTCAACACCTGCTCAATAATCCCATTGAGTGGTACAGCTACGCTGGTGTTACCCTGCATGGAAATGCGTGAAAAATTTAATAGGTCCCGGATCAATGTAGCCATTCGGCTGGCCGCCGACTGCATTCGCTCAATATAAACCAACTCATCCCCCGATAATGAAGTCTGTCTCATTTTGAGTAAATCGCCGAACTGCTGAATCTTACGAAGCGGCTCCTGCAAGTCGTGAGAGGCTACGTAAGCAAACTGCTGGAGGTTAGCATTGGATCGATTCAGTTGTTGGACCGTTTCTTCCAATTCTTCATTGATGGCTGAATATTGCTCATTGCTAGCTGCCAATTCCTCATTGCTAGCCGCTAATTCCTCATTGGCGGCCTCCAGTTCTTCGGTGCGGAGCTGCACTTCGGTTTCGAGGGCCAGCTGAAGCTCCCGCTGGAGGGTAATATCCTGAGCGGTGCCATTCAACCGAATGGCTTTACCGGTGGCATCAAATACAGCCTTACCGTGCGTATGCAGGATACGTTTCTGGCCCGTTCTGGGATGAATGACGGTATAGATTTCATTGTAGACTCCGTCAGATTCAGGATTTAAGGCCCAGGCTAATGCCGATTCCACCCGCTGTTGATCTTCAGGCTGAAGGATCGGAATCATTTCCTGATAGTCCTTTCCTTGTGGGTCATACCCAAACCACTCGATTAAGCGGTCAGAGTAAGTAAGCCTGTTGGTGGTTACATCAATACTCCAGGTGCCCAGCTGCGCCAGTTCGATCGCCCCACGCAGGCCTGCCTCCGCTTCTTCCAGCTTTTGGCGAGCCAGTACCTGTTCGGTTACATCGATAACCGTACAGATGACCCCATAGACTTTACCTGTATGGTCAAACAACGGTTTGTAGTTATAATCGTAATAGCCCCCATTGGAAACGCCCTGTCTGATCAATTCAATGGACTCTGCCAATGCCACATGGATCTCGCCGGTAGCCAGTACCCGCTGGTATTGGTCAAAAAGTTGTGTTCGTTTCAATTCGGGTATGGTTTCCATGACTGGCTTTCCAATGATCGAAGCATCACGTCCAAAGATGGCGAGCATTTTTTCATTGGCTTCGCGCAGGATCATTTCCGGTCCTACATACACCAGTTTCGCGACGGGTGAATTGTAGAAGACGGTGCGCGAAAACCGCTCACTATCTTCCAGAGCCTGTCGGGCCAGTACCTGTTCGGTCACATCGACCGCCATATTCAGAATCGCATACACCTGCCCCTGCTCATCAACAATTGGCTGGTAGGTGAAATTAAAGTAAAACGTACGCAGCTCACCATCGATAACGAGATCACAGCGATCTGCCATCGCTTGATAAGCCTGCCCCGTGGTGTATACCTGATCCAGAATTTGAAGGAAGGGCTGATCGGCCAATTCAGGCAAGATGCTGGCTAAGGGTTTGCCAAATACATCCGGGCCTTTTCCCCAAAACCGGAGCATCGGTTCATTGGCCAGCTCGATAAGTAGATTCCGACCCACAAACAAGCCGGTGGCCACGGGTGCCTGCTCGATCAGGGAACGAAACCGGGCTTCCCGATCGGCTATTTTCTGGCGACTTCGCACCTGCTGGGTGACATCGGTAGCTACTACCAAAATACCGGTAAAACGCTCATCGGCTTCTCGAAGCGGCTGGTAGGCCAGATCGACATAAATAGTTTCCAGCTGATCATTGCGGACAATATCGGCCGCTACCTCCGGGGCAATAAACGGAACACCCGTTTCCAGCACACTTCTGAGTAGCTGGTCAAAGCCCTGACCGCCAAGTTCGGGTAAAGCCTCCAGTAGCGGTTTGCCAACGATCTGATCAAGTCGACGACCTACTAATTGCCCATAAAAGGGATTTGCCATGCGGAAGGTCAGATCTGGATCACTGATGATGGCAATCGCCACGGGTGATTGCTCAAAATAGGCCAACACCTGACGTTGACTTTCAGACAATCGTTGATGGGCAATGACCTGTTGAGTGGTTTCCTGACAGATGACCTGTACACCGGCGACCTTACCTGTTTCATCGCGAACTGGCCCGTAACTAAAGGTCCAGTATACATCCTCCAATCGACCATTTCGGTAAATCGGGATGAGTTGATCTTCGCTCCAGGTCGATTCACCACCGGCCATCACCTGATCGATCAGGGGCTTAATGGTAGGCCAGATTTCAGGCCAGCAGTCTTGTCCACGCTGTCCGAGAGCGGTTGGGTGTTTACCTTCATTAC comes from Spirosoma aureum and encodes:
- a CDS encoding DUF72 domain-containing protein: MSIHIGTSGWSYDHWQGVLYPYPTPVHQRLGYYVQQFQTVELNSSFYRWPKQATFTNWYERLPADFRLSVKAPRGLTHAKKLYAPEIWMERIKACWHQLHQKRAVLLVQLAPQQEYDYDRLAYFLAQIPNWMRVTLELRHPSWHTEAIFRLLEAHQVAYCIMSGAHLPCILRTTADFVYVRLHGPDFQYLYGGSYSDADLGWWADRIREWATMGKDVYVYFNNDGAGHAVRNAQRLQQLLTS
- a CDS encoding response regulator, coding for MSSINPAHVWIVDDDTDDQYLFEIALQRVNPSIAIKLLSDGEELLPALRQSVTLPNLIILDLNMPRVNGFEALEQLRADAVYREIPVVVLTTSSSYDDQERAGRLGANGFLTKPPSMDLLLVLFGQLAQQWELHQ
- a CDS encoding PAS domain-containing protein, whose product is MGELTRNHDWSKTVVGTPDQWPQSLRTTVSTLLSSKFPMFLWWGPELIQFYNDAYRPSLGNEGKHPTALGQRGQDCWPEIWPTIKPLIDQVMAGGESTWSEDQLIPIYRNGRLEDVYWTFSYGPVRDETGKVAGVQVICQETTQQVIAHQRLSESQRQVLAYFEQSPVAIAIISDPDLTFRMANPFYGQLVGRRLDQIVGKPLLEALPELGGQGFDQLLRSVLETGVPFIAPEVAADIVRNDQLETIYVDLAYQPLREADERFTGILVVATDVTQQVRSRQKIADREARFRSLIEQAPVATGLFVGRNLLIELANEPMLRFWGKGPDVFGKPLASILPELADQPFLQILDQVYTTGQAYQAMADRCDLVIDGELRTFYFNFTYQPIVDEQGQVYAILNMAVDVTEQVLARQALEDSERFSRTVFYNSPVAKLVYVGPEMILREANEKMLAIFGRDASIIGKPVMETIPELKRTQLFDQYQRVLATGEIHVALAESIELIRQGVSNGGYYDYNYKPLFDHTGKVYGVICTVIDVTEQVLARQKLEEAEAGLRGAIELAQLGTWSIDVTTNRLTYSDRLIEWFGYDPQGKDYQEMIPILQPEDQQRVESALAWALNPESDGVYNEIYTVIHPRTGQKRILHTHGKAVFDATGKAIRLNGTAQDITLQRELQLALETEVQLRTEELEAANEELAASNEELAASNEQYSAINEELEETVQQLNRSNANLQQFAYVASHDLQEPLRKIQQFGDLLKMRQTSLSGDELVYIERMQSAASRMATLIRDLLNFSRISMQGNTSVAVPLNGIIEQVLTTLELTIAETKAEVNVEPLPTIEGDSSQLNQLFQNLLGNALKFRRPSVNPVIQITAHTLQASELPPSVKPARMAKNYYRIDVVDNGIGFDEKYLDRIFQVFQRLHGKSEFAGTGIGLAICEKVVANHGGAITASSQPGQGATFRIYFPV